A window of Comamonadaceae bacterium OTU4NAUVB1 contains these coding sequences:
- a CDS encoding FMN-binding negative transcriptional regulator, translating into MYIPPHFLEDRPEALHRVIHAHPLGILVSHAPGEGPALDAEHLPFAFDPGAGAHGTLSAHVARANPLWRRCATGTPVMVVFRAAEAYVSPNWYPSKHEAHRQVPTWNYEVVHAHGVLTVRDDERFVRGLVARLTRRHEAGEPVPWKMGDSAPDFIDGMLRAIVGIEIAVTALTGKAKLSQNREVRDREGAADALAARGETALAASMRRAGR; encoded by the coding sequence ATGTACATCCCGCCCCATTTCCTGGAAGACCGCCCCGAGGCCCTGCACCGCGTGATCCACGCGCACCCGCTGGGCATCCTGGTCTCGCACGCCCCGGGCGAGGGGCCGGCGCTGGACGCGGAGCACCTACCGTTCGCGTTCGACCCCGGGGCCGGCGCGCACGGCACGCTGTCCGCGCACGTGGCGCGCGCCAATCCGCTCTGGCGGCGCTGTGCGACCGGCACGCCCGTGATGGTGGTCTTCCGCGCCGCCGAGGCCTACGTCTCGCCCAACTGGTACCCGAGCAAGCACGAGGCCCACCGCCAGGTCCCGACCTGGAACTACGAGGTGGTCCATGCGCACGGCGTGCTGACCGTGCGCGACGACGAACGCTTCGTGCGCGGCCTCGTCGCGCGGCTGACACGGCGCCACGAGGCGGGCGAGCCGGTGCCCTGGAAGATGGGGGATTCGGCGCCCGATTTCATCGATGGCATGCTGCGCGCCATCGTCGGCATCGAGATCGCCGTCACCGCGCTGACGGGCAAGGCCAAGCTGAGCCAGAACCGCGAGGTGCGCGACCGCGAGGGCGCGGCGGACGCGCTGGCCGCGCGCGGCGAGACCGCGCTGGCCGCGTCGATGCGGCGCGCCGGTCGGTGA
- a CDS encoding manganese catalase family protein, which translates to MFSHNKRLQYTLRVSEANPGLANLMLEQFGGPQGELAAACRYFTQAIGEDDPGRKDMLFDIATEELSHLEVIGTMVAMLNKGAKGRLAEGVDSEADMYRSITAAGNDSHVTQVLYGGGPPLVNSAGVPWTAAYIDTIGEPTADLRSNIAAEARAKIVYERLINLTDDPGVKDALNFLMTREIAHQKSFEKALYAITPNFPPGKLPGKPEFTNVYFDMSKGNDVKGPWNDGPGWEVVSDPEAQMAVDGGDGVAAVGLTSAEKDVVLTMAARTASDATSNPRTGAELGMSPADAQAVGATTTR; encoded by the coding sequence ATGTTCTCTCACAACAAGCGTCTTCAATACACCTTGCGTGTCAGCGAGGCCAATCCCGGACTGGCCAACCTCATGCTGGAGCAGTTCGGCGGACCGCAGGGCGAACTCGCCGCGGCGTGCCGCTATTTCACCCAGGCCATCGGCGAGGACGATCCCGGTCGCAAGGACATGCTCTTCGACATCGCGACCGAGGAACTGAGCCACCTCGAGGTCATCGGCACGATGGTGGCGATGCTCAACAAGGGCGCGAAGGGCCGGCTGGCCGAGGGCGTCGATTCCGAGGCGGACATGTACCGCTCGATCACGGCCGCGGGCAACGACAGTCACGTGACGCAGGTTCTCTACGGGGGCGGACCGCCGCTGGTCAATTCGGCGGGCGTTCCCTGGACCGCCGCGTACATCGACACCATCGGCGAGCCGACGGCCGACCTGCGCTCCAACATCGCGGCGGAGGCGCGCGCGAAGATCGTCTACGAGCGACTGATCAATTTGACGGACGATCCGGGCGTCAAGGACGCGCTCAACTTCCTCATGACGCGCGAGATTGCGCACCAGAAGTCGTTCGAGAAGGCGCTCTACGCCATCACCCCGAACTTCCCGCCGGGCAAGCTGCCGGGCAAGCCGGAGTTCACGAATGTCTACTTCGACATGTCCAAGGGCAACGACGTGAAGGGTCCGTGGAACGATGGCCCGGGCTGGGAGGTGGTCAGCGATCCCGAAGCGCAGATGGCGGTCGACGGCGGCGACGGCGTGGCGGCCGTGGGCCTGACGTCGGCGGAGAAGGACGTGGTGCTCACCATGGCCGCGCGGACGGCGTCCGACGCGACCAGCAACCCCCGCACCGGCGCGGAACTGGGCATGTCGCCTGCCGACGCCCAGGCGGTCGGCGCGACGACCACGCGCTGA
- a CDS encoding SDR family oxidoreductase, protein MAAPLPAPRRALVTGASSGIGHAIARTLLDAGWSVDGLSRSAVDGLGDRFQGHRVDLADHDRVAACLAGLPVPDALVHAAGMMHAAPLGALDPLASARLWHLHVATGELLAGTFAPRMAAGGRIVLIGSRTSRGAAGRSQYVATKAAMVGMARSWAAELAPRGITVNVVAPGATETPMLLQPGRASSPPKLPPMGRYVQPQEVADLVAYLLSPSAAAITGQELVICGGASL, encoded by the coding sequence GTGGCGGCACCGCTCCCCGCACCCCGCCGCGCGCTGGTGACCGGGGCGAGTTCGGGCATCGGACACGCGATCGCCCGCACGCTGCTGGACGCCGGCTGGAGCGTCGACGGCCTGAGCCGCTCGGCGGTGGACGGCCTGGGCGACCGCTTCCAGGGGCACCGGGTGGACCTGGCGGACCACGACCGGGTCGCGGCCTGTCTGGCGGGGCTGCCGGTGCCCGATGCCCTGGTGCATGCCGCCGGCATGATGCACGCCGCGCCGCTGGGGGCGCTCGATCCGCTCGCCAGCGCCCGGCTGTGGCACCTCCATGTCGCGACCGGCGAACTGCTCGCCGGCACCTTCGCGCCGCGCATGGCCGCGGGCGGGCGCATCGTGCTGATCGGCAGCCGCACCTCGCGCGGCGCGGCGGGCCGCAGCCAGTACGTCGCCACCAAGGCCGCCATGGTCGGCATGGCGCGCAGCTGGGCGGCGGAACTCGCGCCCCGGGGCATCACCGTGAACGTGGTGGCGCCGGGCGCCACCGAGACGCCGATGCTGCTGCAGCCCGGCCGCGCCAGCTCGCCACCGAAGCTCCCGCCGATGGGCCGATACGTCCAGCCGCAGGAAGTGGCCGACCTCGTGGCCTACCTGCTGTCGCCGTCGGCCGCCGCGATCACCGGGCAGGAACTCGTGATCTGCGGCGGGGCCTCCCTGTAG
- a CDS encoding DUF2946 family protein, which translates to MHPRRRRLALLHRCVLAWFLCSLGVAMAAPLVHPRSLEVVCSSAGMVRVVVRGDDGAHEPGRMAMDCALCAAAGVPPPDAVAPRSPRLLSLGRAVRSIPSARIAAATRAPLPARGPPPRA; encoded by the coding sequence ATGCATCCGCGCCGCCGCCGCCTCGCCCTCCTGCACCGCTGCGTGCTGGCGTGGTTCCTGTGCTCGCTGGGCGTGGCGATGGCGGCGCCGCTGGTGCATCCGCGGTCGCTGGAGGTGGTGTGTTCCAGCGCCGGCATGGTCCGCGTGGTGGTGCGCGGTGACGACGGCGCGCACGAACCCGGCCGCATGGCGATGGATTGCGCGCTGTGCGCCGCCGCCGGCGTACCGCCGCCCGATGCCGTGGCGCCGCGGTCACCCCGGCTCCTGTCCCTGGGCCGCGCGGTCCGGTCCATCCCGTCGGCCCGCATCGCCGCGGCCACCCGCGCGCCCCTGCCCGCGCGCGGGCCGCCACCGCGCGCCTGA
- a CDS encoding PepSY domain-containing protein, translating into MATVPLRGRFERAVWRWHFYAGLLVLPFLAWLALTGGAYVFKTQIDGYFHRDLKTVPSAAGATRAPGEIVGAALAAHPGDWFRYVPAARAGASAEVGVATAAGERLSVYVDPRDARVLGQLSDQGSVAWTIRRLHSLKYFGPIARGFVELAAGWAVLLVATGVFLWWPRGRRGGGVTRVRGRPRQRVFWRDLHAVTGVIVGGALVFLAVTGLPWSVLWGAQVNRWANGSNFGYPAGVRVQVPMSSAPRLGDDAPTTWSLAQARLPRSTPPEARDGHDGHEEHDGHAAPATAADGRGAPSAGIDLAAAMAIVERLGIGPGYTLTPPRGPTGVYTASVYPDDLARQRVIHLDRYDGRPLLDMRYADYGPLGRWLEWGINVHLGQEFGVPNQIALVAACLGILVLCASGVAMWWKRRPAGALGAPPPGADRRALFGVAALLAVGGLVFPLVGASMLAMLAFDRLVFGDG; encoded by the coding sequence ATGGCCACCGTCCCCCTTCGTGGCCGCTTCGAGCGCGCGGTCTGGCGCTGGCATTTCTACGCCGGGCTGCTGGTGCTGCCGTTCCTGGCCTGGCTGGCCCTGACCGGCGGCGCCTACGTCTTCAAGACGCAGATCGACGGGTACTTCCACCGCGACCTGAAGACCGTGCCGTCCGCCGCCGGCGCGACGCGCGCGCCGGGCGAGATCGTCGGCGCGGCGCTGGCCGCGCATCCGGGCGACTGGTTCAGGTACGTGCCGGCCGCGCGCGCCGGCGCCTCGGCCGAGGTCGGTGTGGCGACGGCGGCGGGCGAGCGCCTGTCGGTCTACGTCGATCCGCGCGACGCGCGGGTGCTGGGCCAACTGAGCGACCAGGGCTCGGTCGCCTGGACGATCCGCCGGCTGCACAGCCTGAAGTATTTCGGCCCGATAGCGCGCGGCTTCGTCGAGCTGGCCGCGGGTTGGGCCGTGCTGCTGGTGGCCACGGGCGTGTTCCTGTGGTGGCCGCGCGGCCGCCGGGGCGGCGGCGTGACGCGCGTGCGCGGTCGGCCGCGCCAGCGCGTGTTCTGGCGCGACCTGCACGCCGTCACGGGCGTGATCGTGGGCGGCGCGCTGGTCTTCCTGGCGGTTACGGGTCTGCCGTGGTCGGTGCTGTGGGGCGCGCAGGTCAACCGCTGGGCCAACGGGTCGAACTTCGGCTACCCCGCCGGCGTGCGGGTGCAGGTGCCGATGTCGTCGGCGCCGCGCCTGGGCGACGACGCGCCGACGACCTGGTCGCTGGCGCAGGCGCGCCTGCCGCGCTCGACGCCGCCGGAGGCGCGCGACGGGCACGACGGGCACGAGGAACACGACGGCCACGCCGCCCCGGCCACGGCCGCCGACGGCCGCGGCGCGCCTTCCGCCGGGATCGACCTGGCCGCCGCGATGGCCATCGTCGAACGCCTGGGCATCGGCCCGGGCTACACCCTGACGCCGCCCCGGGGACCGACCGGTGTCTACACCGCCTCGGTCTACCCCGACGACCTGGCGCGCCAGCGCGTGATCCACCTCGACCGGTACGACGGCCGGCCGCTGCTGGACATGCGCTACGCCGACTACGGGCCACTCGGCCGCTGGCTGGAATGGGGCATCAACGTGCACCTGGGCCAGGAATTCGGCGTTCCCAACCAGATCGCGCTGGTCGCCGCGTGCCTGGGCATCCTGGTGCTGTGCGCGAGCGGCGTGGCGATGTGGTGGAAGCGCCGTCCGGCCGGCGCGCTCGGCGCACCGCCGCCGGGCGCCGACCGCCGTGCGCTGTTCGGCGTCGCGGCGCTGCTGGCCGTGGGCGGCCTCGTGTTCCCGCTGGTGGGCGCCTCGATGCTGGCGATGCTGGCGTTCGACCGCCTGGTCTTCGGCGACGGCTGA
- a CDS encoding LysE family translocator, which produces MSLFAFLMTALLLAVTPGPGIAYVVARTVAGGRREGLASCLGTGLGGLLHVAAAALGLSLLVARSATAFGLVKWLGAAYLVYLGLRLLLHSAPAAGVAPVPPRGARAALREGIVVEALNVKTALFFLAFLPQFVAPGEPLAPRLAVLGTVCVALNTGVDVLAVFAAERLLRSDAARAARARLLNRTSGAMLIGLGALLAATRREA; this is translated from the coding sequence GTGTCGCTGTTCGCGTTCCTGATGACGGCCCTGCTGCTGGCCGTGACCCCCGGCCCCGGCATCGCCTACGTGGTGGCGCGCACCGTCGCGGGCGGGCGCCGCGAGGGCCTGGCCTCCTGCCTGGGCACCGGCCTCGGCGGCCTGCTCCACGTGGCGGCGGCGGCGCTGGGGCTGTCGCTGCTGGTGGCCCGGTCGGCGACCGCGTTCGGCCTGGTGAAGTGGCTGGGCGCGGCCTACCTGGTGTACCTGGGGCTGCGCCTGCTGCTGCATTCCGCGCCGGCGGCGGGGGTGGCGCCGGTGCCGCCGCGTGGCGCCCGCGCCGCGCTGCGCGAAGGCATCGTGGTCGAGGCGCTGAACGTCAAGACGGCGCTGTTCTTCCTGGCCTTCCTGCCGCAGTTCGTCGCGCCGGGCGAGCCGCTGGCGCCGCGACTGGCCGTGCTGGGCACGGTGTGCGTCGCGCTCAACACGGGCGTGGACGTGCTGGCGGTGTTCGCCGCCGAGCGCCTGCTGCGCTCGGACGCCGCGCGGGCCGCGCGCGCCCGGCTGCTCAACCGGACCTCGGGCGCCATGCTGATCGGGCTGGGAGCCCTCCTGGCGGCGACGCGGCGCGAGGCCTGA
- a CDS encoding DUF4142 domain-containing protein: MTRTAPRLARIASACGVLLLPAAMLLAPVAHAQPANAAPGTTGTSGGMAAPNTGAMAGKTSRADAGMLRDIAHANLAEIATGQLALEKAADPKVKAFAQAMVDDHTKALGDVTQLAQAKDVKLPDSPDVKHKAAMTKLKLMSGNSFDKSYVKTSGVGDHVATEKLLKKTQANAQDADLKALADKMLPVVQGHLKHAQELDGAKNK, translated from the coding sequence ATGACCCGAACCGCTCCCCGTCTCGCCCGCATCGCTTCCGCTTGCGGCGTCCTGCTCCTTCCCGCCGCCATGCTGCTGGCGCCGGTGGCGCACGCGCAACCCGCCAATGCCGCTCCCGGCACCACCGGCACCTCCGGCGGCATGGCCGCGCCGAACACCGGCGCGATGGCCGGCAAGACCAGCCGGGCCGACGCCGGCATGCTCAGGGACATCGCGCATGCCAATCTGGCCGAGATCGCCACCGGCCAGCTCGCGCTCGAGAAGGCTGCCGACCCCAAGGTCAAGGCGTTCGCGCAGGCCATGGTGGACGACCACACCAAGGCCCTGGGCGACGTGACCCAACTCGCCCAGGCCAAGGACGTGAAGCTGCCGGACAGCCCGGATGTCAAGCACAAGGCCGCGATGACCAAGCTCAAGCTGATGAGCGGCAACTCGTTCGACAAGAGCTATGTCAAGACCTCGGGCGTCGGCGACCACGTCGCGACCGAGAAGCTGTTGAAGAAGACCCAGGCCAACGCCCAGGACGCGGACCTCAAGGCGTTGGCGGACAAGATGCTGCCGGTGGTCCAGGGCCATCTGAAGCACGCCCAGGAACTCGACGGCGCGAAGAACAAGTAA
- a CDS encoding Crp/Fnr family transcriptional regulator translates to MLLANVLKNRASELSSADRHVLQAAIRETRTFEAGETVVHQGLPVNVSTLLVEGFMTRHVDAPDGRRHLVAVHVPGDFVDLHAYALKRLDHDVGALTVTTAAIVPHSALKRIQELDGRLARRLWFLTLLDAAMHRQWIFRLASLNASERIAHFLCEMNARLLAIGLSDGESFFLPMTQSDLGEVCGLTNVHVNRVLRELREAGLCQLRSSHVRITDLKGLVARARFDPNYLYLNARTTARAAGGAGDPGA, encoded by the coding sequence ATGCTCCTGGCCAACGTCCTGAAGAACCGCGCTTCCGAACTGTCGTCCGCCGACCGGCACGTCCTGCAGGCGGCCATCCGGGAGACGCGGACGTTCGAGGCCGGGGAGACCGTCGTGCACCAGGGCCTCCCGGTGAACGTCAGCACGTTGCTGGTGGAAGGCTTCATGACGCGCCACGTCGATGCGCCCGATGGGCGGCGCCACCTGGTCGCGGTGCACGTGCCGGGCGACTTCGTGGACCTGCATGCCTATGCGCTCAAGCGGCTCGACCACGACGTCGGCGCCCTCACGGTCACGACGGCGGCGATCGTGCCGCATTCGGCGCTCAAGCGCATCCAAGAACTCGACGGCCGTCTGGCGCGGCGGCTGTGGTTCCTCACGCTGCTCGACGCGGCCATGCACCGGCAGTGGATCTTCCGCCTCGCCAGCCTCAACGCGTCCGAACGCATCGCGCACTTCCTGTGCGAGATGAACGCCCGGCTGCTGGCGATCGGCCTGTCCGACGGCGAGTCGTTCTTCCTGCCGATGACGCAGTCCGACCTCGGGGAGGTCTGCGGCCTGACGAACGTCCACGTCAACCGCGTCCTGCGCGAATTGAGGGAGGCGGGGCTGTGCCAGCTGCGCTCCTCCCACGTGCGCATCACGGACCTGAAGGGACTGGTGGCGCGCGCCAGGTTCGACCCGAACTACCTCTACCTCAACGCGCGGACGACGGCTCGCGCGGCGGGGGGCGCCGGCGATCCGGGCGCCTGA
- a CDS encoding DNA-binding protein → MRSLPLRLLPGDDLRPALEALARQAFPDGAFVVCGIGSIGEARLRFAGADEAARLPSDHEILSLSGTVTPQGAHLHMSVASATGAVSGEHVVTGNRVRTTVEVLLVGLPGWRLSRARDDATGYPELAVDATDAGPPTRPR, encoded by the coding sequence ATGCGATCCCTTCCCCTGCGCCTGCTGCCCGGCGACGACCTGAGGCCCGCCCTGGAGGCCCTGGCCCGCCAGGCCTTTCCAGATGGTGCCTTCGTGGTCTGCGGCATCGGCAGCATCGGCGAGGCGCGGTTGCGCTTCGCCGGTGCAGACGAGGCTGCGCGGCTGCCCAGCGACCACGAGATCCTGAGCCTGTCGGGCACCGTCACGCCGCAAGGCGCGCACCTGCACATGAGCGTCGCATCCGCCACGGGCGCAGTGAGCGGCGAGCACGTCGTCACGGGCAACCGCGTGCGCACGACCGTCGAGGTGCTGCTGGTCGGATTGCCCGGCTGGCGCCTGTCGCGCGCGCGCGACGACGCGACGGGCTACCCCGAACTCGCGGTCGACGCGACCGACGCGGGACCGCCGACGCGTCCTCGCTGA
- a CDS encoding TonB-dependent siderophore receptor: MVLSFPGESPTVRRRSAPTLSSALATAGAALLLPASPASAQEGDARTLAPVTVTAPALPAAQRAGGLATGSAGSTLDTPFSVTDVPTEQVREQAGTTLQDALRNVPGAQADSGFNGAHTQFFILRGAVADSGTGSNRVLRDGVRLSNHPFVPAFLDRIEVLRGPGAALGVRSEPGGTVNLVTRQPQLADFGSVTLGAGSHGARETSIDLNRVLSAENELAARLSATHSAASEWRHVPDRLDGVRFGVAKSDGDRYHLRANVEATNQTYRPDYGIPALGGRPVDVPRDRQFGEPFGDSTTDNRVVDLHGDVALGADTRLALDLTHLEGRSTSIKNLLNGNPLAGAPAGTWARVSAWEPETTRRIDSVAASVTGTRAWGGLRHQFHLGAEHYRERLNQPSLAVPAVTSPPINVYAPVYGRVTAPAAGVALPSTLTTQDLESTAASAQDRIDLGDWSVVAGLRFTRQTFLYGTAGVQPVDESRWSPKLAVLRRLSERDTLYANVSTGLSPNQVASSDNRSLPSRRSAQAEVGWKSAWRDGRLVGDVALYRLDQKNMIASDLGTPSNLFDFTTGGSARSEGLEASLRGDLTERLNVAMAYAWTDARYLDNPVYGGRRVPNVARQSASLWAQYAWDARWRTGAGLYVQGRRFADEANTTVLPGYARFDLVQTWRQPLAAGRSVEVQLALRNLFDRRYVVSSHLHVSRWITPGQGRNVALSATYRF, from the coding sequence ATGGTCCTTTCCTTTCCGGGCGAAAGCCCGACCGTCCGCCGCCGCTCGGCCCCCACGCTCTCCAGCGCATTGGCCACCGCCGGCGCCGCCCTGTTGCTGCCGGCGTCGCCCGCGTCCGCCCAGGAGGGCGACGCGCGCACCTTGGCGCCGGTGACGGTGACCGCGCCCGCCCTGCCCGCCGCGCAGCGCGCGGGCGGCCTCGCCACCGGCAGCGCCGGCTCGACGCTCGACACCCCCTTCTCCGTGACGGACGTGCCGACCGAACAGGTCCGCGAGCAGGCCGGGACCACGCTGCAGGACGCCTTGCGCAACGTGCCGGGGGCCCAGGCGGATTCCGGCTTCAACGGCGCGCACACACAGTTCTTCATCCTGCGCGGCGCGGTCGCCGACAGCGGCACCGGGTCCAACCGCGTGCTGCGCGACGGCGTGCGGCTGTCGAACCATCCGTTCGTGCCGGCCTTCCTCGACCGGATCGAGGTGCTGCGCGGCCCCGGCGCCGCGCTGGGCGTGCGCAGCGAGCCGGGCGGCACCGTCAACCTCGTGACGCGCCAGCCGCAGCTGGCCGACTTCGGCAGCGTGACGCTCGGCGCCGGCAGCCACGGCGCGCGCGAGACCTCGATCGACCTCAACCGCGTGCTATCGGCCGAGAATGAACTCGCCGCCCGGCTGAGCGCCACGCACTCGGCCGCGAGCGAGTGGCGCCACGTGCCCGACCGGCTCGACGGGGTGCGGTTCGGCGTCGCGAAGAGCGACGGCGACCGCTACCACCTGCGCGCCAACGTGGAGGCCACGAACCAGACCTACCGGCCCGACTACGGCATCCCCGCGCTGGGCGGCCGGCCGGTCGACGTGCCGCGCGACCGCCAGTTCGGCGAGCCCTTCGGCGACTCCACCACCGACAACCGCGTCGTCGACCTGCACGGCGACGTCGCCCTGGGGGCCGACACGCGCCTGGCGCTGGACCTGACCCACCTGGAAGGCCGCTCGACCTCGATCAAGAACCTGCTCAACGGCAACCCGCTGGCCGGCGCGCCGGCGGGCACCTGGGCGCGCGTGTCGGCGTGGGAGCCGGAGACCACGCGGCGCATCGACTCGGTGGCGGCATCGGTCACCGGCACCCGGGCCTGGGGCGGCCTGCGCCACCAGTTCCACCTGGGCGCCGAGCACTACCGCGAGCGGCTGAACCAGCCCTCGCTCGCGGTGCCGGCCGTCACCAGCCCGCCGATCAACGTCTACGCCCCCGTGTATGGCCGCGTGACGGCCCCGGCGGCGGGCGTCGCGCTGCCCTCAACGCTCACCACGCAGGACCTGGAGAGCACGGCGGCGTCGGCGCAGGACCGCATCGACCTGGGCGACTGGTCGGTCGTCGCCGGCCTGCGCTTCACGCGCCAGACTTTCCTGTACGGCACGGCCGGCGTGCAGCCGGTGGACGAGTCGCGCTGGTCGCCCAAGCTGGCCGTGCTGCGGCGGCTGTCGGAGCGCGACACGCTCTACGCCAACGTGTCCACGGGCCTGTCGCCCAACCAGGTGGCGTCGTCGGACAACCGGTCGCTGCCCTCGCGCCGCTCGGCGCAGGCCGAGGTCGGCTGGAAGTCCGCGTGGCGCGACGGCCGGCTGGTCGGCGACGTGGCGCTCTACCGGCTCGACCAGAAGAACATGATCGCGTCGGACCTGGGCACGCCGTCGAACCTGTTCGACTTCACCACCGGCGGCAGCGCCCGCTCCGAGGGCCTGGAAGCGTCGCTGCGCGGCGACCTGACCGAGCGCCTGAACGTTGCCATGGCCTATGCCTGGACCGACGCGCGCTACCTCGACAACCCCGTCTACGGCGGGCGCCGCGTGCCCAACGTGGCGCGCCAGTCGGCCAGCCTGTGGGCCCAGTACGCCTGGGACGCGCGCTGGCGCACCGGCGCCGGCCTGTACGTGCAGGGCCGGCGCTTCGCCGACGAGGCCAACACGACCGTGCTGCCCGGCTACGCCCGCTTCGACCTCGTGCAGACCTGGCGCCAGCCGCTCGCGGCGGGCCGGTCGGTCGAGGTGCAGCTGGCGCTGCGCAACCTGTTCGACCGGCGCTACGTCGTCTCCAGCCACCTGCACGTGAGCCGCTGGATCACGCCGGGCCAGGGGCGCAACGTCGCGCTGTCGGCGACCTACCGGTTCTGA